TTTCTCTGTCACCTACATAAATTGGCAATGGGTTGTAGTAGGAATAGTAATAAACTCTACGGCCGCCGTAATACGAAACACGCGGAAGTATTCTTGATGGAGGGTTATAATAAACGGGGTCTGTATAGTCTTTTACTTCTTTATTGACTACCGCAGTATATCTGAGCAGTAGATCAGGGTTATCGCTTTGCAGGGTAAAGCCTCTGTTTTTCATTTCCTGGCTGGCCGATTCTACGATCTTATCTGTGGCTACATCATTATCGTAGATAGAGGTTGATTTGGATTTCCCTTCGGGTATCCAGGCGAAGGTTTTATATTTTGCGGGATCCAGTGGTTTATGAGCCACAGCGTAATAGTTGTAAGAGGAACATCCTGAAAATACAACGGCTGTTGTGAACAGCATTAAAACTAGCTTTTTCATGTTCATATCATTTAATATTAAACGCAGGTATCAATAAGTTATATTGAGACATGGAATACTTATTAAGGTTTAATGTATACTATTTAGTACAGTTATTTTTGCAAAGCTCAATTTACTCCCAATAGTTTTAAATATTATTTAATATGGCTTTAATCAGCTGATTATCTGTTAAATAAATTTTGGTTTTTAGATTTCATGTGGTGAAATGTGTGCAGCGGATTAATTGTTGCCAATGCTAAATCGTAACAACAATGTTATTAAAAACTAATTACCTATTTAATTTAATCAATTTATGAAAACAAGATCATTTTTAAAAAACTTATTGAAGGGGACTGCTATTTTATCAATGGCAGTATTTGTAACTTCTTGTAAGAAAAACGATGTTGACAGTTCGGGATCTGCAAATGTTAAGGTTGTAAATGCTTCACCTTCGTCTGCGAACCAGGGGTTTTATCTGGCTAATACGGCAGTTGTAAGTGGTGGTTTATCATTTGCGAATGCTTCAGCTTATATTTCGACCAATTCTGGTAGTAATTTAGTGATGGAGTTTAGAAGTGATGGTTCTTCTACGGCTTATGCAACGGGTAAAGCGGATATTAGAAATGGTTCTAATTATACGGTTTTCTTAGCGGGTGATGGCCAGGCTGCAAGGGTAAAGATTTTTGAGGATGACAGAAGTGCTCCTGTTAGTGGACAGGCTAAAGTAAGGTTTGTACATTTGAGTGATGCTGCTCCGGCTAATATTGATATCAGACGTGCTTCTGGTGAAAATTTAGCTGCAAATCTTGGCCGCGATGTGGCAACAAATTTTACGACGGTAGCTCCAGGGGTTTTATCTCTTCAGGTTTTTGCTGCTGGTCAGTCTACAAGTTTGGGTAAATTTGATTTAACGGCTTTTGCTGCTGATAAGATTTACACGGTTTATATTACCGGGTCTACTGCAAATTCAATTTCGGTTCGCCAGATTACTCAGGAATAGGTTTTCCACTTTTCCTTAAAAAAAACGGACCTTGCTATTTCAAGGCGACGCCCGCCTGAAGGGGCGGCCAATGACTTGAAATAGCAAGGTCCGTTTTTTTTAAGGTTCTTTTGATCTGAAGAACCAGTTCTGGATTCTTAGAAGAAATATTTTAAGCTCAGGCCTGCGTAACCGTTTCTTTTAGGTGAGGGGTTAAAGTAAGCTGGTTGCGCACCGCTATAGCCTATTGCATTTAAGGATAGAATTGAGCTATAGGATTCGTTGAAAAGGTTATCAATACCACCGTAGACGTTAACTTCGAATACTTTTCCTAATCTTTTTTTATAGCCTGCTTTAAGGCCGGCTACCTGATAGGATGGGTTATAGTCTGTGTTTTTATCATTTAATGGCATTTTATCATTGTAATAATAATTCAGATAACCGTATAATCCAAAACGAGTTTCCAGGTCAAGACCAGCACTGATTACCCATGGTGAGATTCCGGTCAGTGCATTTCCATTATAAGATGCTGTTACTGCATTATTCGCATCCAGAATCTGATAGTCCTTGAATTTGAAAGCTGAATAGGTTAAGGCAACGAAAGGTCTTAAACTGGCTATTTCGTGGTTATCTTCTGGTTTTAGGATTTGCCATGATAAAGCAAGTTCTGCTCCGTTATGGGTTGTTTTACCTGCATTGTTATAAATGGTAATACCTTGTTGTACGGATTGCCCGATCAGCTCCCCTTTCATATCCATTTTGAATACGGAAAGATCATAGCTAAAGCGTGAATTCAGCAAGTTACCTTTTGCATTGATTTCATAGTTTATTGCTTTCTCTGCTTGTAGGGTTGGGTTGATTGAGCCGTCCACATTTTTTACTTCGGAGCTGGATGGTGGAGAAAAACCGGTACTTACGCTTCCGTGTAAGCTTAAGGCTTCGGAGAAGTTATGACTGATGGCAATCCTTGGAGTAGCCTGTGGTTTAAAATCCTTTATTCCGCTTTGTGCTGGCACGAGATAGTTGGAGACATCATATTTCAGACTGTTATAGCTTAGGCCTAACGTCAGCAGCGTTTTTGGTCCCAGTTGTGTTTCTGATTGATAAAATAAGGAATAAAGTGTGTTGCGGTAATCGATGTTTCCGTTAAGGGCACCTTCGGTTCCTTTGTTATTGACATATTGTGTGCCTTTGGTCAGGCCTTCGTTAAACTCTCCACCTACAATAAATTTCGTGGGTAGCGTGGAGAACCCGGGGTTATAGGTGAAGCTGGTTCTTCCGCCGTAACTTTGATAGTAGTTTCTCAGGTAGGCATAAGGTAAGGGGTGATTCAGGTCATAGGAATAAGTAAAGACGCTGGTGCTGTTAGACAATTGATCATTGATCTGATATTGTTGCCCTAAGCCAACTCTTGTCCAGGTTTGGTAGCGTCCGGCTTGTTTATCGAGGTTACTTGCGTTGGCTTGCAGTGGATTTGCAGCCACCTGGTCAGCGGTCAGCGATCCTGGAATTTGTGAGTATTGCGTTGTTCTGTTCAGTAAGAGCGTGATAATGCGTTTGTTACTTGGGAAAAGCTGAAAGTTACCAGACAGGAACCTGCGCATGTCATTGCTGTGGTCTCTGTAGCCGTCATATTCCTGCCACCCATAGGAAACATAACTGTTAATTTTATCTCCGCCATTACGGTATGTGGCTGCCAGTCTATGTAATCCGTAGCTTCCTGCTAAGCCTGAGGCTTCCAGACTCTGTTCCTGATAGGGCGAGCGCTGTAATTGAAAATTGATGACTCCACCTGTTCCTGCACCGTAAATGCTTGATGCGGGACCTTTGATCACTTCGGCCCTGCCGATGCTGTTCACGTCCAGGGCTTCAATACGTGTTGTTCCATCGGCCTCTGTAACTGGAATATCATTCAGGTAGACTTTTATATTTCTTAATCCGTAAGAGGATCTGACGCCGTTTCCACGAATCGCAATCCTGGCTTCAGAGAGTGTGCTCTGATCCATTCTTACTCCGGGAATAGAGTTCAGGGCGGATTGAAAGGATAATCCGCTACCGCGGTTAAGGTCTGCACTGGTAATCATTCCGATAGAACCAGCAGTTTCTTTTTTGGTACGGTTTCCGGCAAAACCGGTTACACGTACTTCGTTCAGGCTGGATTCATCGGCATCGAGCTGGATATTCAGGCTACCTTCTTTTTTACTATAATCAACTTCCTGTGGTTTGAAACCGACAAGGATGAATTTGTAATGTTGATCCGGGGTGGTATTTTCAATTTTAAAGTATCCATTTTTATCGGATACGGTCAGTAGTTTATTATCGGATGTTTTGATACTTACACCGGCAAGGGCCTGCCTGGTTTGAGAGTCATATATATTACCTGTTATGGGCTGGTTTTGCGCCTGAACGTTCTGCTTAAAAAAGGCAAAACAAGCCAATAGCAGCATTAATCTGAAAAGTTTCATTAATTGATAAATTATAATTCATATAAATATTGCCCGTATCAATCCGCTTCTTCACGCTGATTTGATAGCTAAATTTCAAAACAGCGCAAGGACATGCTGACCGGGATGTCATACCTGTTCCCTGAAGATTTAATTGAAAAAAATTATCCGGGTTCTGGTTCAATAAGAATAGAATTATATACGGGGAGGCTGAAAGATTTCAGCAGCATATGCTGGCAGGCGAAAAGGTAATTCTTCCTTATATTCCTGCATCACCAGGGTTGTATAAGGATTAAAAGATAGTTTCTCAACGACTACACCTAACTGGTGCATGCTTCTTTGAGTTTCACGTTCTCTGCTTTTTTCCTTTTGCTCGGCCTGTTTTAATTTACGCATCAGGTAACATTTACCATTGCAGTGCATTTGCGGCTTATCGCGGTTAATACAGAGTTTAGAGACGATATAGTTCTCGTTCAGCTCAAACCCTGCCTGCACAAAGACCTGGCTAAAATTAGCGGTCAATGTGGTAAAAATCAGCAGATGTACAAGAATGCTTCTGAACATTTTGCAAATATAGAAATCTTAGAGGCTGTTTACAGCTTCTGCTGCAAAATATCTCAGGAACTGATAGAACGGTCCAGATGTACGTAACCTCCGTCAACGTAAACCAGCTGGCCTGTGGTATGGCTTGACCGTGGGGAAAGCAGAAAGACAACTGTATTTGCGATCTCTTCTGTAGTGGTCATCCGCTGTTCAAGGGGGATTTTTGCCGTAATATCTTTAAGCTTTTTTTCGGGTTCTGGCAGTGAGCTGATCCAGGTTTGATATAATGGGGTATAACATTCTGCTACAATCACCGCGTTTACCCTGATTTGGTAAGGCAATAATTCTACCGCCCATTCTCTGGTCAGCGCATTTCTTGCGCCATTGGATGCGGCATAAGCAGAGGTTCCCCCCTGCCCTGTGTCTGCTACTTTTGAACCGATGTTGACAATCGAACCTTTGCTTTTTTTCAAATAAGGAAGTGCATGATGGGCCATCAGGTAGTAGTGGATTACATTTTTATGCAGACTAGCTACAAAATCCTGGTAGTTTCCATTTTCCAGGCCTACCCCATCATTCACTCCGGCATTATTGACCAAACCGTCTATGCGGCCAAAAGTATTGATAATCGTAGTAATGGTCTGTGCTGCAATCAGCGGATCTGTCAGTTCTGCGACTACCTGGAAGGCTTGTTTTCCTGCGCTGATAATTTCATTGACGAGTTTCAGGTTATCAGCTTCTTTCCTGCCAATAATGACAGGAACAGCACCTTCATTTGCCAACTGGCGAACGATTCCTTCGCCAATGCCTTTTGCCCCGCCGGTAACGATGACTATTTTATCTTTTAATTGCAGATCCATTATTGATTATTAAATGATACTAATTTTTAACATAAGCTTTAACTTCTTGTCTGGATGTTCCCAGTCCATCTATACCAAGTTCCACGATATCGCCAGCTTTCAGGTAGATTGGCGGATTAAATCCAAGCCCGACTCCGGCAGGGGTTCCTGTAGAAATTACGTCTCCGGGCAATAAAGTCATAAACTGGCTTACGTAAGAGATCACGAATGGAATAGTAAAGATAAAGTTGGAGGTATTTCCGTCCTGCATCGTTTTACCATTTACTTTCAGCCACAGGCGTAATTTATTAAGATCACCTAATTCATCGGGTGTAGCTAAAAAAGGGCCTAAGGGTGCAAATGTATCGCAGCCCTTACCTTTATCCCAGGTTCCGTTTCTTTCGATTTGAAATTCACGTTCCGAAACATCATTGTGTAAGGTATATCCTGCAACATAATCCAGTGCCTGCGCTTCTTCTACATAGGATGTCTTTTTACCAATAACTACTGCAAGTTCGACTTCCCAATCTGTTTTAACGGAATTTTTCGGGGTGATGATCGCATCATCCGGCCCGGCCAGTGCTGTAGTTGACTTCATAAAAATGATCGGTTCAACTGGTATTGGTGCATTGGTTTCTTTAGCATGGTCTGCATAGTTCAATCCAATACATATTATTTTAGATGGACGTGCAATTGGGGAACCTAAACGTTCTGAATCCGGAATTATGGATAGTTTTCCAGCATTTGCTTTGATAAATTCAGCTAACCTTTCCAGTCCGTTTGTCTCAAAAAAATCTTCATTGTAATCGCCGCCAAAAGCAGAAGTATCATATTTAATATCATTGATAATCACACCTGTCTTTTCCCGGCCGGCACTGCCCCATCTTATTAATTTCATAAGTATCTTTAGTTGTTAAGTTTTATAAATCCTCCATCAATAGGATAATCATT
The sequence above is drawn from the Pedobacter cryoconitis genome and encodes:
- a CDS encoding DUF4136 domain-containing protein gives rise to the protein MKKLVLMLFTTAVVFSGCSSYNYYAVAHKPLDPAKYKTFAWIPEGKSKSTSIYDNDVATDKIVESASQEMKNRGFTLQSDNPDLLLRYTAVVNKEVKDYTDPVYYNPPSRILPRVSYYGGRRVYYYSYYNPLPIYVGDRERSIRIKANSIMIDIIDRKSSKVIWRGWAEGEVNNPEKAINEIPGVIGNIFKKLPQ
- a CDS encoding DUF4397 domain-containing protein, which translates into the protein MKTRSFLKNLLKGTAILSMAVFVTSCKKNDVDSSGSANVKVVNASPSSANQGFYLANTAVVSGGLSFANASAYISTNSGSNLVMEFRSDGSSTAYATGKADIRNGSNYTVFLAGDGQAARVKIFEDDRSAPVSGQAKVRFVHLSDAAPANIDIRRASGENLAANLGRDVATNFTTVAPGVLSLQVFAAGQSTSLGKFDLTAFAADKIYTVYITGSTANSISVRQITQE
- a CDS encoding TonB-dependent receptor domain-containing protein, with the protein product MKLFRLMLLLACFAFFKQNVQAQNQPITGNIYDSQTRQALAGVSIKTSDNKLLTVSDKNGYFKIENTTPDQHYKFILVGFKPQEVDYSKKEGSLNIQLDADESSLNEVRVTGFAGNRTKKETAGSIGMITSADLNRGSGLSFQSALNSIPGVRMDQSTLSEARIAIRGNGVRSSYGLRNIKVYLNDIPVTEADGTTRIEALDVNSIGRAEVIKGPASSIYGAGTGGVINFQLQRSPYQEQSLEASGLAGSYGLHRLAATYRNGGDKINSYVSYGWQEYDGYRDHSNDMRRFLSGNFQLFPSNKRIITLLLNRTTQYSQIPGSLTADQVAANPLQANASNLDKQAGRYQTWTRVGLGQQYQINDQLSNSTSVFTYSYDLNHPLPYAYLRNYYQSYGGRTSFTYNPGFSTLPTKFIVGGEFNEGLTKGTQYVNNKGTEGALNGNIDYRNTLYSLFYQSETQLGPKTLLTLGLSYNSLKYDVSNYLVPAQSGIKDFKPQATPRIAISHNFSEALSLHGSVSTGFSPPSSSEVKNVDGSINPTLQAEKAINYEINAKGNLLNSRFSYDLSVFKMDMKGELIGQSVQQGITIYNNAGKTTHNGAELALSWQILKPEDNHEIASLRPFVALTYSAFKFKDYQILDANNAVTASYNGNALTGISPWVISAGLDLETRFGLYGYLNYYYNDKMPLNDKNTDYNPSYQVAGLKAGYKKRLGKVFEVNVYGGIDNLFNESYSSILSLNAIGYSGAQPAYFNPSPKRNGYAGLSLKYFF
- a CDS encoding SDR family oxidoreductase, with the translated sequence MDLQLKDKIVIVTGGAKGIGEGIVRQLANEGAVPVIIGRKEADNLKLVNEIISAGKQAFQVVAELTDPLIAAQTITTIINTFGRIDGLVNNAGVNDGVGLENGNYQDFVASLHKNVIHYYLMAHHALPYLKKSKGSIVNIGSKVADTGQGGTSAYAASNGARNALTREWAVELLPYQIRVNAVIVAECYTPLYQTWISSLPEPEKKLKDITAKIPLEQRMTTTEEIANTVVFLLSPRSSHTTGQLVYVDGGYVHLDRSISS
- a CDS encoding fumarylacetoacetate hydrolase family protein: MKLIRWGSAGREKTGVIINDIKYDTSAFGGDYNEDFFETNGLERLAEFIKANAGKLSIIPDSERLGSPIARPSKIICIGLNYADHAKETNAPIPVEPIIFMKSTTALAGPDDAIITPKNSVKTDWEVELAVVIGKKTSYVEEAQALDYVAGYTLHNDVSEREFQIERNGTWDKGKGCDTFAPLGPFLATPDELGDLNKLRLWLKVNGKTMQDGNTSNFIFTIPFVISYVSQFMTLLPGDVISTGTPAGVGLGFNPPIYLKAGDIVELGIDGLGTSRQEVKAYVKN